In the Streptomyces sp. cg36 genome, one interval contains:
- a CDS encoding sensor histidine kinase: MRRPWPRTLRCQLTAGLLLLLALACAAVGVTTVLALKGFLMGRLDEQLVASGGRFAASLEHESTPDADNRPDTRGQAEATFGARLLNGSVTRAAVVDDATDRPVPLTREDRRALLGVAVDGRGHRVRLSALGAYRVVATRGDDGDILLTGLPLHPVEETLHRLEAVEALVFGVALVATGVAGAVWVRISLRPLQRVTAQAAGVARLPLANGEVAMPRPLADTDPRTEVGQVGTALNHMLGHVEDALLRRHASEERLRHFAADASHELRTPVANIRGHAELALRHPGPVPGAVRHALERVESESRRMTRLVDDLLLLARLDAGRPLEHERVDLTLLVLNATDDARVAGPEHQWLLDLPEQPVMVSGDAHRLHQAVGNLLANARTHTPPGTEVTVALTRDGTCTRLTVSDNGPGIPEELQPEVFTRFVRADQARARSTGGTGLGLAIVRAVIGAHGGTVHVSSRPGHTAFVLILPG, from the coding sequence ATGAGACGGCCGTGGCCGCGCACCCTGCGCTGCCAGCTGACCGCCGGGCTCCTCCTGCTCCTCGCCCTCGCGTGCGCCGCCGTCGGGGTCACCACCGTCCTCGCCCTCAAGGGCTTCCTGATGGGGCGGCTGGACGAGCAACTCGTCGCGTCCGGCGGCCGGTTCGCCGCGAGTCTGGAGCACGAGTCCACCCCGGACGCCGACAACCGCCCCGACACCAGGGGCCAGGCCGAAGCCACCTTCGGCGCCCGCCTGCTGAACGGCTCCGTCACCCGGGCGGCCGTGGTCGACGATGCCACCGACCGCCCCGTACCGCTCACGCGCGAGGACCGCCGCGCACTGCTCGGCGTCGCGGTCGACGGGCGGGGCCACCGGGTCCGCCTGTCCGCGCTGGGCGCCTACCGTGTGGTCGCGACCAGGGGGGACGACGGGGACATCCTGCTCACAGGTCTGCCGCTGCACCCCGTGGAGGAGACGCTCCACCGTCTCGAAGCCGTCGAGGCCCTGGTGTTCGGCGTGGCTCTCGTCGCCACCGGTGTCGCGGGCGCGGTGTGGGTACGGATCTCCCTGCGTCCCCTGCAGCGCGTCACCGCCCAGGCGGCGGGCGTCGCGCGGTTGCCGCTGGCGAACGGTGAGGTCGCCATGCCGCGGCCCCTGGCGGACACCGATCCCCGCACCGAGGTGGGCCAGGTCGGCACCGCTCTCAACCACATGCTCGGACACGTCGAAGACGCTCTGCTCCGGCGCCATGCCAGCGAGGAGCGCCTGCGGCACTTCGCGGCCGACGCCAGCCACGAACTGCGCACGCCCGTCGCCAACATCCGCGGCCACGCCGAACTCGCCCTGCGCCATCCCGGCCCCGTACCCGGCGCGGTCCGCCACGCGCTGGAGCGCGTCGAGTCCGAGTCACGCCGCATGACCCGGCTTGTCGACGATCTGCTCCTGCTCGCCCGACTCGACGCGGGACGGCCCCTGGAGCACGAGCGGGTCGACCTGACCCTGCTGGTCCTGAACGCCACTGACGACGCACGCGTGGCGGGCCCGGAGCACCAATGGCTGCTGGACCTCCCGGAGCAGCCGGTCATGGTCAGCGGTGACGCCCACCGCCTCCACCAGGCCGTCGGCAACCTCCTGGCCAACGCCCGGACGCACACGCCGCCCGGCACCGAGGTGACCGTCGCCCTCACCCGGGACGGCACCTGTACGCGGCTGACGGTCAGTGACAACGGACCGGGCATTCCCGAGGAGCTCCAGCCGGAGGTCTTCACCCGCTTCGTCCGCGCCGACCAGGCACGTGCGCGCAGTACCGGCGGTACGGGGCTGGGGCTCGCGATCGTCCGGGCCGTGATCGGGGCCCACGGCGGCACCGTCCATGTGAGCAGTCGTCCCGGGCACACGGCGTTCGTACTGATACTGCCCGGCTGA
- a CDS encoding RICIN domain-containing protein, translating to MIFERGNRSGAARRRRGLFALVTAALAVLVLGTTAGPAQAAGFTPINVWNSSHCLDNATENAAKLQMWSCSGGSEQKWLEGFNTQTGLFTFTNQRTGGCISAPASGPGTATVAFCNAADTAQQWRVFYADNPNGPPSGWYDVWQNVASGYCLSTPSVRNGTLVQTTVCDPSDQYDRWHQQ from the coding sequence GTGATCTTCGAACGAGGGAACCGGAGCGGAGCCGCGCGCCGACGGCGGGGCCTGTTCGCGCTCGTCACCGCCGCGCTCGCGGTTTTGGTGCTGGGTACGACCGCCGGACCAGCGCAGGCGGCGGGGTTCACCCCGATCAACGTCTGGAATTCGAGTCATTGTCTCGACAACGCCACCGAGAATGCCGCGAAGCTCCAGATGTGGTCGTGCAGTGGTGGCTCCGAGCAGAAGTGGCTCGAAGGGTTCAACACCCAGACCGGCCTGTTCACCTTCACCAACCAGCGCACGGGAGGGTGTATCAGCGCACCTGCCTCGGGGCCGGGAACAGCCACCGTGGCCTTCTGCAACGCGGCGGACACGGCTCAGCAGTGGCGGGTCTTCTACGCGGACAACCCCAACGGGCCGCCCTCGGGCTGGTACGACGTCTGGCAGAACGTGGCGAGCGGATACTGCCTGTCCACGCCCAGCGTGCGCAACGGCACTCTCGTCCAGACTACGGTCTGCGACCCCTCCGACCAGTACGACCGGTGGCACCAGCAGTAG
- a CDS encoding LuxR C-terminal-related transcriptional regulator, whose product MADAASARGGTVDHCFLAVLAAELAGRERPVVLVLDDFRPAAGSALAEDVVRLLRRAGSGLRLVVVCRQDAPLPLHRLRLSGELTEIRADDLAFDDDETAALLGQHGIAVSRVAVRTLRARTEGWAAGLRLAALSMVAHTDPEQFVRHFAGDDQAVSSYLFEEVLEAQPDEARWLMLVTSVPDCVNSELAAALAGPTTGRYFSSMVEQNSFFRPLGHGWYRSHRMFRTFLRLRLQHEAPGLTTRVHRRAATWFSSQGLVGEAVHHAVAAGDWRLASRMVVQHLAIGQVLGLTEDRSAAELFQRMPQEVVVRAALCLEPEPALLCAATALFRGDEPTCAAALAHAERVLARAGRADARIDGPVRLARAVVVLTRSRPRDVRSTLAAATEAEAVFDRLPREQRSERPELRSLILVKRGGAQLCGGRLKSAEAALRAGLAAAVAAGSADLRDGALERLALLQALRGRFREAEEFAARVQGPVRSCPGGCGAWASTAKGWAAVAAGRPDAARDELNRAEAALRASPEPFVCAVHTLVRSLVSTAEGRGDRALRMLASLRAAAAAPWLAPWFDEAEAVARLHRVPARGGSHTAPAATGVSDEGSAPVVEALSKRELEVVAHLAQMMTTEEIAAAMHLSVNTVKTHLKHAYRKLAVTRRTAAVRRVRELQLL is encoded by the coding sequence ATGGCCGATGCCGCCTCGGCTCGGGGTGGCACGGTCGACCACTGCTTCCTCGCCGTACTCGCGGCCGAACTCGCCGGGCGGGAGCGGCCCGTCGTCCTCGTCCTGGACGACTTCCGGCCCGCGGCCGGCTCCGCGCTGGCCGAGGATGTGGTCCGTCTTCTGCGACGGGCCGGATCCGGATTGCGCCTGGTGGTGGTCTGCCGTCAGGACGCGCCACTTCCGCTGCACCGCCTGCGGCTCAGCGGTGAACTGACCGAGATCCGTGCGGACGACCTGGCCTTCGACGACGACGAGACCGCCGCACTGCTGGGGCAGCACGGGATCGCGGTGTCCCGCGTGGCGGTGAGGACGCTTCGGGCGCGCACCGAGGGCTGGGCGGCCGGACTACGTCTCGCGGCCCTGTCGATGGTCGCTCACACGGACCCGGAGCAGTTCGTGCGGCACTTCGCGGGGGACGACCAGGCGGTGTCGAGCTACCTGTTCGAGGAAGTCCTGGAGGCCCAGCCCGACGAGGCGCGGTGGCTGATGCTGGTGACGAGCGTGCCCGATTGCGTCAACTCGGAACTGGCCGCGGCCCTGGCGGGGCCGACTACGGGTCGGTACTTCTCTTCGATGGTCGAGCAGAATTCCTTCTTCCGGCCGTTAGGGCACGGGTGGTACCGCAGTCACCGGATGTTCCGCACGTTTCTGCGGCTACGGCTGCAGCACGAAGCGCCCGGCCTCACCACCCGTGTGCACCGCCGGGCCGCCACCTGGTTCAGCTCACAGGGCCTTGTCGGTGAGGCTGTCCACCACGCGGTCGCGGCCGGTGACTGGCGGCTGGCGAGCCGGATGGTGGTCCAGCACTTGGCGATCGGGCAGGTCCTCGGGCTGACGGAGGACCGGTCCGCCGCGGAGCTGTTCCAGCGCATGCCGCAGGAGGTGGTGGTGCGAGCGGCGCTCTGCCTCGAACCGGAGCCCGCGCTGCTCTGTGCCGCAACCGCTCTCTTCCGCGGTGATGAGCCGACATGTGCCGCGGCACTCGCGCATGCGGAGCGGGTGCTCGCCCGCGCGGGGCGCGCGGACGCGCGGATCGACGGCCCAGTTCGGCTGGCGCGCGCCGTCGTGGTGCTGACGCGGTCACGCCCCCGCGATGTCCGTTCCACCCTGGCCGCGGCGACCGAGGCGGAAGCCGTTTTCGACCGGCTCCCGCGTGAACAGCGTTCTGAGCGACCGGAGTTGCGCTCCCTGATCCTGGTGAAGCGTGGCGGCGCGCAACTGTGCGGGGGGCGGTTGAAGTCGGCCGAGGCCGCGCTCAGAGCCGGACTGGCGGCGGCCGTCGCGGCAGGCAGTGCTGATTTGAGGGACGGTGCCCTGGAGCGGCTCGCTCTCTTGCAGGCGCTGCGGGGTCGCTTCCGTGAAGCAGAGGAGTTCGCGGCCCGGGTACAGGGTCCGGTCCGGTCGTGCCCGGGCGGATGCGGCGCGTGGGCCTCCACCGCCAAGGGCTGGGCCGCCGTGGCCGCCGGCCGACCGGACGCGGCCCGTGACGAGCTGAACAGGGCCGAGGCCGCGCTCAGAGCCTCCCCCGAGCCGTTCGTGTGCGCCGTCCATACGCTGGTCCGCAGTCTTGTCAGCACGGCGGAAGGCCGAGGTGACCGTGCGCTGCGGATGCTGGCGTCCTTGCGTGCAGCCGCGGCCGCGCCCTGGCTCGCTCCGTGGTTCGACGAGGCCGAGGCGGTGGCACGGCTCCATCGTGTGCCTGCGCGGGGCGGCTCCCACACTGCCCCGGCCGCCACCGGAGTGTCGGACGAGGGGAGTGCGCCGGTGGTGGAGGCGCTGAGCAAGCGCGAGCTCGAAGTGGTCGCGCACCTGGCCCAGATGATGACCACCGAGGAGATCGCCGCGGCGATGCACTTGTCGGTCAACACGGTGAAGACGCACCTCAAGCACGCCTACCGGAAGCTGGCGGTCACCCGCCGTACGGCGGCAGTGCGGCGGGTGCGCGAACTCCAATTGCTGTGA
- a CDS encoding SHOCT domain-containing protein → MDFPLLNAFLTMLWFFLWVMWLALLLRTFADIFRSSDLGGWAKTGWLLCVMFLPFLGVFAYLVARGEKMNEHSRQAARERESALRAYIREASGGPTGDGATRLTQLADLRRAGDLTDEEYQRAKSRVLAS, encoded by the coding sequence ATGGACTTTCCGCTCCTGAACGCGTTCCTGACCATGCTGTGGTTCTTCTTGTGGGTGATGTGGCTGGCCCTGCTGCTCCGGACGTTCGCGGACATCTTCCGCAGCTCCGACCTGGGCGGCTGGGCCAAGACCGGATGGCTGCTGTGCGTGATGTTCTTGCCGTTCCTGGGCGTGTTCGCCTATCTCGTCGCCCGGGGCGAGAAGATGAACGAACACAGTCGGCAGGCGGCACGGGAACGGGAATCCGCGCTGCGCGCCTACATTCGCGAGGCGTCCGGTGGGCCGACGGGGGACGGAGCGACGCGACTGACGCAGCTGGCCGACCTTCGGCGGGCGGGAGACCTGACCGACGAGGAGTACCAGCGGGCGAAGTCCCGGGTGCTGGCGTCCTGA
- a CDS encoding response regulator, with protein MPEPRTFTEQNPIRVFLLDDHEVVRRGLADLLDAEPDIRVVGDAGTVDHALARGPALRPDVAVLDVRLPDGNGISVCRDLRDQMPELACLMLTSFDDEEALLDAIMAGAAGYVLKQIKGSDLVSAVRTVASGQSMLDPATTARLMRTLRADPAQSPAVPSELASLSPRERDILALIGDGLTNREIGKKLYLSEKTVKNHISRLLAKLGVQRRVQAAVLASHLDQLDRNQRPTV; from the coding sequence TGTTTCTGCTGGACGACCACGAGGTCGTCCGCCGCGGCCTGGCCGACCTGCTCGACGCCGAGCCCGACATCCGGGTGGTCGGCGACGCCGGTACCGTCGACCACGCACTCGCCCGCGGCCCGGCGCTGCGCCCCGACGTGGCCGTCCTGGACGTGCGCCTGCCGGACGGCAACGGCATCTCGGTCTGCAGGGACCTGCGCGACCAGATGCCGGAGCTGGCCTGCCTGATGCTGACCTCGTTCGACGACGAGGAGGCTCTGCTCGACGCGATCATGGCCGGCGCGGCCGGGTACGTCCTCAAGCAGATCAAGGGGTCCGACCTGGTTTCGGCGGTACGGACCGTGGCCTCGGGCCAGTCGATGCTCGACCCCGCCACCACCGCACGTCTGATGCGCACCTTGCGGGCGGACCCCGCGCAGAGCCCCGCCGTACCGTCCGAGCTCGCGAGCCTGTCCCCGCGCGAGCGGGACATCCTCGCCCTGATCGGTGACGGACTCACCAACCGCGAGATCGGCAAGAAGCTCTACCTGTCGGAGAAGACCGTCAAGAACCACATCTCACGCCTGCTCGCCAAGCTGGGCGTGCAACGCCGGGTCCAGGCCGCGGTGCTCGCCTCCCACCTGGACCAACTCGACCGGAACCAGCGCCCGACGGTATGA
- a CDS encoding DUF397 domain-containing protein, whose translation MAWTPGDSPLERAGVKDCWTWRKASWSDGAGNQCVEVAWTGRAVLVRDSKEPERAHLHFAPSTWEFFLTSAVAEERTRRF comes from the coding sequence ATGGCCTGGACCCCGGGGGATTCCCCGTTGGAAAGGGCTGGCGTGAAGGACTGCTGGACATGGAGAAAGGCGTCGTGGAGTGACGGCGCCGGAAACCAGTGTGTGGAAGTGGCATGGACGGGCCGTGCGGTGTTGGTGCGCGATTCCAAGGAACCGGAACGCGCACACCTTCATTTCGCGCCCAGCACCTGGGAGTTCTTCCTCACCAGCGCCGTCGCCGAAGAACGGACTCGGCGGTTCTGA
- a CDS encoding helix-turn-helix domain-containing protein, producing MTVPFRGSAAVQRLRLRTELRTARGAAGLTQKEVAREMEWSPSKLLRIEAGEVGISVNDLRQLLILYGISGAEEINSLLDLARQSRKMPFTEYRDLFDKEFLEFLAMESSAHVTRTFQPLNLPGLLQTEEYAEAVIRIYSPQSLASETERMVEARMLRQEVLEREEAQFFFILDESVIRRQVGGPGVMQAQLHRLAELADHPNINVMVLPFHVGAHRAAAHSFTLFEFTEAMPSFVYVEDLTNAAISTAPEDAARYLDVFWELEERTIKGDVIPQVLRRVAAGLTTTPAEFEPDGSE from the coding sequence ATGACTGTGCCGTTCCGAGGAAGCGCGGCGGTGCAGCGCCTCCGGCTGCGCACGGAGCTCCGCACGGCGCGAGGAGCCGCCGGGCTCACCCAGAAAGAGGTGGCCCGTGAGATGGAGTGGTCGCCGAGCAAGCTGCTGCGGATCGAGGCGGGCGAGGTGGGAATCTCCGTCAATGATCTACGCCAGCTGCTCATCCTGTACGGGATCTCCGGCGCCGAAGAGATCAACTCGCTGCTCGACCTGGCTCGGCAGAGCCGTAAAATGCCGTTCACAGAGTACCGGGACCTTTTCGACAAGGAGTTCCTGGAATTCCTCGCGATGGAGTCGTCCGCCCATGTAACACGGACTTTCCAGCCACTGAACCTCCCTGGCCTCCTCCAGACAGAGGAGTACGCAGAGGCGGTCATCCGCATCTACTCACCACAGAGCCTGGCCTCCGAAACGGAGCGCATGGTCGAGGCACGCATGTTGCGCCAGGAAGTCCTGGAAAGAGAAGAGGCACAGTTCTTCTTCATACTCGACGAGTCGGTCATCCGACGGCAAGTGGGCGGCCCCGGCGTGATGCAGGCCCAATTGCACCGCCTGGCAGAGCTGGCCGACCATCCGAACATCAACGTGATGGTGCTCCCGTTCCATGTCGGGGCACACCGTGCGGCCGCGCATTCCTTCACGCTCTTCGAGTTCACCGAGGCGATGCCTTCATTCGTCTACGTCGAGGACCTCACGAACGCGGCCATCAGCACGGCGCCCGAGGACGCCGCACGCTACCTCGATGTCTTCTGGGAACTGGAAGAACGGACGATCAAGGGCGACGTGATACCCCAGGTGCTGCGGCGGGTCGCCGCGGGCCTCACCACGACACCGGCCGAATTCGAGCCGGACGGCAGCGAGTAG